One part of the Muntiacus reevesi chromosome 18, mMunRee1.1, whole genome shotgun sequence genome encodes these proteins:
- the CASKIN2 gene encoding caskin-2 isoform X2, with protein sequence MGQVLFCTPRELLGSTKRLNVNYQDADGFSALHHAALGGSLELIALLLEAQATVDIKDSNGMRPLHYAAWQGRLEPVRLLLRASAAVNAASLDGQIPLHLAAQYGHYEVSEMLLQHQSNPCLVNKAKKTPLDLACEFGRLKVAQLLLNSHLCVALLEGEAKDPCDPNYTTPLHLAAKNGHREVIRQLLRAGIEINRQTKTGTALHEAALYGKTEVVRLLLEGGVDVNIRNTYNQTALDIVNQFTTSQASREIKQLLREASGILKVRALKDFWNLHDPTALNVRAGDVITVLEQHPDGRWKGHIHESQRGTDRVGYFPPGIVEVVSKRVGVLAPRLPSVPTPLRPGFSRTPQPPAEEPLHPLTYGQLPRVGLSPDSPAGDRNSVGSEGSVGSIRSAGSGQSSEGTNSHSTGLLIENAQPLPSAGEDQVPPGLQPPSLADNPNYRPLANYRSGEQHFTQDVRPEQLLEGKDAQAIHNWLSEFQLEAYTAHFLQAGYDVPTISRMTPEDLTAIGVTKPGHRKKIASEIAQLSIAEWLPNYIPEDLLEWLCALGLPQYHKQLVSSGYDSMGLVADLTWEELQEIGVNKLGHQKKLMLGVKRLAELQRGLLQGESPGEGGRRLARGPELMAIEGLENGDRPPAASPRLLTFQGSELSPELQAAMAGGGPEPLPLPPARSPSQESIGARSRGSGHSQEQPAPQPGGGDLNAPQERNLPEGTERPPKLCSPLPSQGPPPYVFMYPQASPSSPAPGPPPGAPRAFSYLAGSPATPPDPPRPKRRSHSLSRPGPAEGEADGEAEGPVDSALGSYATLTRRPGRSSLARTSPSPTPTRGAPRSQSFALRARRKGPPPPPPKRLSSVSGSTPEPPPPDGSPGPKEGATGPRRRTLSEPTGPSEPPGPPAPAGAASDTEEEDPGPEGTPPSRGSSGEGLPFAEEGNLTIKQRPKPAGPPPRETPVPTGLDFNLTESDTVKRRPKCREREPLQTALLAFGVAGATPNAPAPQPSQTPSESPAASPSPPRPDLSSLPTPGAPAPLPTSPPAQPPGPALENSRRPGETEPLAAPAALIKVPGAGTAPKPVSVACTQLAFSGPKLAPRLGPRPVPPPRPESVGAAGPGRAQQRLEQTSSSLAAALRAAEKSISAEEREGAPGASAKHILDDISTMFDALADQLDAMLD encoded by the exons ATGGGACAGGTGCTTTTTTGCACTCCGAGAG AGCTCCTAGGCTCCACGAAGAGGCTCAATGTCAACTACCAGGATGCTGATGG CTTTTCAGCTCTCCACCATGCCGCCCTGGGGGGTAGCCTGGAGCTCATCGCCCTGCTGCTGGAGGCTCAGGCCACCGTGGATATCAAGGACAGCAATG GCATGCGCCCACTGCACTACGCGGCCTGGCAGGGCCGCCTGGAGCCCGTGAGGCTGCTGCTGCGCGCCTCTGCGGCTGTGAACGCCGCCTCACTGGACGGGCAGATCCCACTGCACCTGGCTGCCCAGTACGGACACTATGAAGTG tcagAAATGCTCCTCCAGCATCAGTCCAACCCGTGCCTGGTTAACAAGGCCAAGAAGACGCCCTTGGACTTGGCCTGTGAGTTTGGACGGCTCAAG GTGGCCCAGCTGTTGCTGAATAGCCACTTATGCGTGGCGCTGCTGGAGGGGGAGGCCAAGGACCCGTGCGACCCCAACTACACCACGCCTCTGCACTTGGCTGCCAAGAATGGCCACAGAGAGGTCATCAG GCAGCTCCTGAGAGCTGGGATTGAGATCAACCGCCAGACCAAAACAGGCACAGCGCTCCACGAGGCCGCGCTGTACGGCAAGACCGAGGTGGTGCGGCTGCTCCTGGAG GGCGGGGTGGACGTGAACATTCGGAACACGTATAACCAGACGGCGCTGGACATCGTGAATCAATTCACCACCTCCCAGGCCAGCCGGGAGATTAAGCAGCTACTGCGGG AGGCCTCAGGGATCCTGAAGGTCCGGGCGCTCAAGGATTTCTGGAACCTCCACGACCCCACTGCCCTCAACGTCCGGGCAGGGGACGTCATCACG GTGCTTGAGCAGCATCCAGACGGCCGCTGGAAGGGCCACATCCACGAGAGCCAGAGAGGCACCGACCGCGTGGGCTACTTTCCCCCGGGCATCGTCGAGGTGGTCAGCAAGCGGGTGGGTGTCCTGGCACCCCGCCTCCCTTCTGTGCCCACCCCCCTGCGCCCAGGCTTCTCCAGGACGCCACAGCCCCCTGCCGAGGAGCCCCTGCACCCCCTCACCTATGGCCAGCTGCCCCGGGTGGGCCTCAGCCCAGACAGCCCAG CAGGTGACAGGAACAGCGTGGGCAGCGAGGGCAGCGTGGGCAGCATCCGCAGTGCCGGCAGCGGGCAGAGCTCTGAGGGCACCAACAGCCACAGCACCGGCCTCCTTATCGAGAACGCccag CCGCTGCCCTCTGCCGGAGAGGACCAGGTGCCTCCAGGACTACAGCCCCCGTCCCTGGCAG ACAACCCGAACTACCGCCCTCTGGCCAACTATCGCTCGGGGGAGCAGCACTTCACCCAGGACGTGAGGCCTGAGCAGCTGCTGGAGGGGAAG GACGCTCAGGCCATTCATAACTGGCTGAGCGAGTTCCAGCTGGAGGCCTACACTGCCCACTTTCTGCAGGCCGGCTACGACGTGCCAACCATCAGCCGTATGACGCCCGAG GACCTGACGGCCATTGGGGTGACCAAGCCTGGGCACAGGAAGAAGATCGCCTCGGAGATCGCCCAGCTGAGCATCGCCGAGTGGCTGCCTAACTACATCCCG GAGGACCTGCTGGAGTGGCTGTGCGCCCTGGGGCTGCCGCAGTACCACAAGCAGCTGGTGAGCAGCGGCTACGACTCCATGGGGCTGGTGGCTGACCTCACCtgggaggagctgcaggagattgGCGTCAACAAGCTCG GTCATCAGAAGAAGCTCATGCTGGGGGTGAAGCGGCTGGCCGAGCTCCAGCGGGGCCTACTGCAAGGGGAGTCCCCGGGGGAAGGTGGCCGCCGGCTGGCCAGGGGCCCGGAACTGATGGCCATCGAGGGGCTGGAGAACGGGGACAGGCCCCCTGCGGCCAGCCCACGCCTCCTCACCTTCCAGGGCAGCGAGCTGAGCCCCGAGCTCCAGGCGGCCATGGCAGGGGGTGGCCCCGAGccactccccctgccccctgcccgctCCCCCAGCCAAGAGAGCATTGGGGCCCGCTCACGGGGGTCCGGTCACTCGCAGGAACAGCCTGCCCCTCAGCCGGGTGGCGGGGACCTCAACGCCCCACAGGAGAGGAATCTTCCGGAGGGCACAGAGCGACCCCCTAAACTCTGTTCCCCACTTCCTAGCCAAGGGCCCCCGCCTTATGTTTTCATGTACCCCCAGGCCTCACCCTCCAGTCCGGCCCCTGGGCCACCTCCAGGCGCTCCCCGGGCTTTCTCCTACTTGGCCGGCTCCCCGGCCACTCCTCCAGACCCCCCGCGGCCCAAGCGCCGGTCCCACAGCCTGAGCCGCCCTGGCCCAGCCGAGGGGGAGGCTGATGGGGAGGCCGAAGGGCCAGTGGATAGTGCCCTGGGCAGCTACGCCACCCTCACTCGGCGACCAGGACGCAGTTCCCTCGCCCGGACCAGCCCCAGCCCAACCCCAACGCGGGGGGCTCCCCGCAGCCAGTCCTTTGCCCTCCGGGCTCGCCGCAAAGGCCCCCCGCCTCCGCCCCCCAAGCGCCTCAGCTCCGTCTCTGGCTCCACCCCGGAGCCCCCACCACCGGATGGAAGCCCGGGGCCCAAGGAAGGGGCCACAGGGCCCCGGAGGCGAACACTGAGCGAACCCACAGGCCCCTCGGAGCCCCCTGGCCCGCCCGCCCCGGCCGGCGCCGCATCGGACACGGAGGAGGAGGACCCGGGGCCCGAGGGGACACCCCCGTCTCGGGGCAGCTCAGGGGAAGGGCTCCCCTTTGCGGAGGAGGGGAACCTGACTATCAAACAGCGGCCCAAGCCGGCAGGACCCCCACCTCGGGAGACGCCGGTACCCACCGGCCTTGACTTCAacctcacagagtcagacactgttAAACGGAGGCCCAAGTGCCGGGAGAGGGAGCCACTGCAGACAGCACTCCTGGCTTTCGGAGTGGCGGGCGCCACGCCCAAtgcccctgccccccagccctcACAGACCCCCAGCGAGTCCCCCGCGGCCTCTCCCAGCCCTCCCCGGCCTGACCTGAGCAGCCTTCCCACTCCCGgagctccagcccctctccccaccagccCCCCGGCCCAACCCCCTGGGCCAGCCCTGGAAAATAGTCGGCGGCCTGGGGAGACGGAGCCCCTGGCTGCCCCCGCTGCCCTCATCAAGGTGCCTGGAGCAG GAACAGCCCCCAAGCCTGTGTCGGTGGCCTGCACCCAGCTGGCATTTTCCGGCCCTAAGCTGGCTCCCCGGCTCGGTCCCCGCCCGGTGCCCCCTCCAAGGCCGGAGAGCGTGGGGGCCGCGGGCCCAGGTCGGGCCCAGCAGAGACTGGAGCAGACCAGCTCGTCGCTGGCAGCTGCACTGCGGGCCGCGGAGAAGAGCATTAGCGCAGAGGAGCGAGAGGG CGCCCCCGGCGCCTCCGCCAAGCACATCCTAGATGACATCAGCACCATGTTCGACGCCCTGGCTGACCAGCTGGACGCCATGTtggactga
- the CASKIN2 gene encoding caskin-2 isoform X3, with amino-acid sequence MRPLHYAAWQGRLEPVRLLLRASAAVNAASLDGQIPLHLAAQYGHYEVSEMLLQHQSNPCLVNKAKKTPLDLACEFGRLKVAQLLLNSHLCVALLEGEAKDPCDPNYTTPLHLAAKNGHREVIRQLLRAGIEINRQTKTGTALHEAALYGKTEVVRLLLEGGVDVNIRNTYNQTALDIVNQFTTSQASREIKQLLREASGILKVRALKDFWNLHDPTALNVRAGDVITVLEQHPDGRWKGHIHESQRGTDRVGYFPPGIVEVVSKRVGVLAPRLPSVPTPLRPGFSRTPQPPAEEPLHPLTYGQLPRVGLSPDSPAGDRNSVGSEGSVGSIRSAGSGQSSEGTNSHSTGLLIENAQPLPSAGEDQVPPGLQPPSLADNPNYRPLANYRSGEQHFTQDVRPEQLLEGKDAQAIHNWLSEFQLEAYTAHFLQAGYDVPTISRMTPEDLTAIGVTKPGHRKKIASEIAQLSIAEWLPNYIPEDLLEWLCALGLPQYHKQLVSSGYDSMGLVADLTWEELQEIGVNKLGHQKKLMLGVKRLAELQRGLLQGESPGEGGRRLARGPELMAIEGLENGDRPPAASPRLLTFQGSELSPELQAAMAGGGPEPLPLPPARSPSQESIGARSRGSGHSQEQPAPQPGGGDLNAPQERNLPEGTERPPKLCSPLPSQGPPPYVFMYPQASPSSPAPGPPPGAPRAFSYLAGSPATPPDPPRPKRRSHSLSRPGPAEGEADGEAEGPVDSALGSYATLTRRPGRSSLARTSPSPTPTRGAPRSQSFALRARRKGPPPPPPKRLSSVSGSTPEPPPPDGSPGPKEGATGPRRRTLSEPTGPSEPPGPPAPAGAASDTEEEDPGPEGTPPSRGSSGEGLPFAEEGNLTIKQRPKPAGPPPRETPVPTGLDFNLTESDTVKRRPKCREREPLQTALLAFGVAGATPNAPAPQPSQTPSESPAASPSPPRPDLSSLPTPGAPAPLPTSPPAQPPGPALENSRRPGETEPLAAPAALIKVPGAGTAPKPVSVACTQLAFSGPKLAPRLGPRPVPPPRPESVGAAGPGRAQQRLEQTSSSLAAALRAAEKSISAEEREGAPGASAKHILDDISTMFDALADQLDAMLD; translated from the exons ATGCGCCCACTGCACTACGCGGCCTGGCAGGGCCGCCTGGAGCCCGTGAGGCTGCTGCTGCGCGCCTCTGCGGCTGTGAACGCCGCCTCACTGGACGGGCAGATCCCACTGCACCTGGCTGCCCAGTACGGACACTATGAAGTG tcagAAATGCTCCTCCAGCATCAGTCCAACCCGTGCCTGGTTAACAAGGCCAAGAAGACGCCCTTGGACTTGGCCTGTGAGTTTGGACGGCTCAAG GTGGCCCAGCTGTTGCTGAATAGCCACTTATGCGTGGCGCTGCTGGAGGGGGAGGCCAAGGACCCGTGCGACCCCAACTACACCACGCCTCTGCACTTGGCTGCCAAGAATGGCCACAGAGAGGTCATCAG GCAGCTCCTGAGAGCTGGGATTGAGATCAACCGCCAGACCAAAACAGGCACAGCGCTCCACGAGGCCGCGCTGTACGGCAAGACCGAGGTGGTGCGGCTGCTCCTGGAG GGCGGGGTGGACGTGAACATTCGGAACACGTATAACCAGACGGCGCTGGACATCGTGAATCAATTCACCACCTCCCAGGCCAGCCGGGAGATTAAGCAGCTACTGCGGG AGGCCTCAGGGATCCTGAAGGTCCGGGCGCTCAAGGATTTCTGGAACCTCCACGACCCCACTGCCCTCAACGTCCGGGCAGGGGACGTCATCACG GTGCTTGAGCAGCATCCAGACGGCCGCTGGAAGGGCCACATCCACGAGAGCCAGAGAGGCACCGACCGCGTGGGCTACTTTCCCCCGGGCATCGTCGAGGTGGTCAGCAAGCGGGTGGGTGTCCTGGCACCCCGCCTCCCTTCTGTGCCCACCCCCCTGCGCCCAGGCTTCTCCAGGACGCCACAGCCCCCTGCCGAGGAGCCCCTGCACCCCCTCACCTATGGCCAGCTGCCCCGGGTGGGCCTCAGCCCAGACAGCCCAG CAGGTGACAGGAACAGCGTGGGCAGCGAGGGCAGCGTGGGCAGCATCCGCAGTGCCGGCAGCGGGCAGAGCTCTGAGGGCACCAACAGCCACAGCACCGGCCTCCTTATCGAGAACGCccag CCGCTGCCCTCTGCCGGAGAGGACCAGGTGCCTCCAGGACTACAGCCCCCGTCCCTGGCAG ACAACCCGAACTACCGCCCTCTGGCCAACTATCGCTCGGGGGAGCAGCACTTCACCCAGGACGTGAGGCCTGAGCAGCTGCTGGAGGGGAAG GACGCTCAGGCCATTCATAACTGGCTGAGCGAGTTCCAGCTGGAGGCCTACACTGCCCACTTTCTGCAGGCCGGCTACGACGTGCCAACCATCAGCCGTATGACGCCCGAG GACCTGACGGCCATTGGGGTGACCAAGCCTGGGCACAGGAAGAAGATCGCCTCGGAGATCGCCCAGCTGAGCATCGCCGAGTGGCTGCCTAACTACATCCCG GAGGACCTGCTGGAGTGGCTGTGCGCCCTGGGGCTGCCGCAGTACCACAAGCAGCTGGTGAGCAGCGGCTACGACTCCATGGGGCTGGTGGCTGACCTCACCtgggaggagctgcaggagattgGCGTCAACAAGCTCG GTCATCAGAAGAAGCTCATGCTGGGGGTGAAGCGGCTGGCCGAGCTCCAGCGGGGCCTACTGCAAGGGGAGTCCCCGGGGGAAGGTGGCCGCCGGCTGGCCAGGGGCCCGGAACTGATGGCCATCGAGGGGCTGGAGAACGGGGACAGGCCCCCTGCGGCCAGCCCACGCCTCCTCACCTTCCAGGGCAGCGAGCTGAGCCCCGAGCTCCAGGCGGCCATGGCAGGGGGTGGCCCCGAGccactccccctgccccctgcccgctCCCCCAGCCAAGAGAGCATTGGGGCCCGCTCACGGGGGTCCGGTCACTCGCAGGAACAGCCTGCCCCTCAGCCGGGTGGCGGGGACCTCAACGCCCCACAGGAGAGGAATCTTCCGGAGGGCACAGAGCGACCCCCTAAACTCTGTTCCCCACTTCCTAGCCAAGGGCCCCCGCCTTATGTTTTCATGTACCCCCAGGCCTCACCCTCCAGTCCGGCCCCTGGGCCACCTCCAGGCGCTCCCCGGGCTTTCTCCTACTTGGCCGGCTCCCCGGCCACTCCTCCAGACCCCCCGCGGCCCAAGCGCCGGTCCCACAGCCTGAGCCGCCCTGGCCCAGCCGAGGGGGAGGCTGATGGGGAGGCCGAAGGGCCAGTGGATAGTGCCCTGGGCAGCTACGCCACCCTCACTCGGCGACCAGGACGCAGTTCCCTCGCCCGGACCAGCCCCAGCCCAACCCCAACGCGGGGGGCTCCCCGCAGCCAGTCCTTTGCCCTCCGGGCTCGCCGCAAAGGCCCCCCGCCTCCGCCCCCCAAGCGCCTCAGCTCCGTCTCTGGCTCCACCCCGGAGCCCCCACCACCGGATGGAAGCCCGGGGCCCAAGGAAGGGGCCACAGGGCCCCGGAGGCGAACACTGAGCGAACCCACAGGCCCCTCGGAGCCCCCTGGCCCGCCCGCCCCGGCCGGCGCCGCATCGGACACGGAGGAGGAGGACCCGGGGCCCGAGGGGACACCCCCGTCTCGGGGCAGCTCAGGGGAAGGGCTCCCCTTTGCGGAGGAGGGGAACCTGACTATCAAACAGCGGCCCAAGCCGGCAGGACCCCCACCTCGGGAGACGCCGGTACCCACCGGCCTTGACTTCAacctcacagagtcagacactgttAAACGGAGGCCCAAGTGCCGGGAGAGGGAGCCACTGCAGACAGCACTCCTGGCTTTCGGAGTGGCGGGCGCCACGCCCAAtgcccctgccccccagccctcACAGACCCCCAGCGAGTCCCCCGCGGCCTCTCCCAGCCCTCCCCGGCCTGACCTGAGCAGCCTTCCCACTCCCGgagctccagcccctctccccaccagccCCCCGGCCCAACCCCCTGGGCCAGCCCTGGAAAATAGTCGGCGGCCTGGGGAGACGGAGCCCCTGGCTGCCCCCGCTGCCCTCATCAAGGTGCCTGGAGCAG GAACAGCCCCCAAGCCTGTGTCGGTGGCCTGCACCCAGCTGGCATTTTCCGGCCCTAAGCTGGCTCCCCGGCTCGGTCCCCGCCCGGTGCCCCCTCCAAGGCCGGAGAGCGTGGGGGCCGCGGGCCCAGGTCGGGCCCAGCAGAGACTGGAGCAGACCAGCTCGTCGCTGGCAGCTGCACTGCGGGCCGCGGAGAAGAGCATTAGCGCAGAGGAGCGAGAGGG CGCCCCCGGCGCCTCCGCCAAGCACATCCTAGATGACATCAGCACCATGTTCGACGCCCTGGCTGACCAGCTGGACGCCATGTtggactga
- the CASKIN2 gene encoding caskin-2 isoform X1 — translation MGREQDLILAVKNGDVTGVQKLVAKVKATKTKLLGSTKRLNVNYQDADGFSALHHAALGGSLELIALLLEAQATVDIKDSNGMRPLHYAAWQGRLEPVRLLLRASAAVNAASLDGQIPLHLAAQYGHYEVSEMLLQHQSNPCLVNKAKKTPLDLACEFGRLKVAQLLLNSHLCVALLEGEAKDPCDPNYTTPLHLAAKNGHREVIRQLLRAGIEINRQTKTGTALHEAALYGKTEVVRLLLEGGVDVNIRNTYNQTALDIVNQFTTSQASREIKQLLREASGILKVRALKDFWNLHDPTALNVRAGDVITVLEQHPDGRWKGHIHESQRGTDRVGYFPPGIVEVVSKRVGVLAPRLPSVPTPLRPGFSRTPQPPAEEPLHPLTYGQLPRVGLSPDSPAGDRNSVGSEGSVGSIRSAGSGQSSEGTNSHSTGLLIENAQPLPSAGEDQVPPGLQPPSLADNPNYRPLANYRSGEQHFTQDVRPEQLLEGKDAQAIHNWLSEFQLEAYTAHFLQAGYDVPTISRMTPEDLTAIGVTKPGHRKKIASEIAQLSIAEWLPNYIPEDLLEWLCALGLPQYHKQLVSSGYDSMGLVADLTWEELQEIGVNKLGHQKKLMLGVKRLAELQRGLLQGESPGEGGRRLARGPELMAIEGLENGDRPPAASPRLLTFQGSELSPELQAAMAGGGPEPLPLPPARSPSQESIGARSRGSGHSQEQPAPQPGGGDLNAPQERNLPEGTERPPKLCSPLPSQGPPPYVFMYPQASPSSPAPGPPPGAPRAFSYLAGSPATPPDPPRPKRRSHSLSRPGPAEGEADGEAEGPVDSALGSYATLTRRPGRSSLARTSPSPTPTRGAPRSQSFALRARRKGPPPPPPKRLSSVSGSTPEPPPPDGSPGPKEGATGPRRRTLSEPTGPSEPPGPPAPAGAASDTEEEDPGPEGTPPSRGSSGEGLPFAEEGNLTIKQRPKPAGPPPRETPVPTGLDFNLTESDTVKRRPKCREREPLQTALLAFGVAGATPNAPAPQPSQTPSESPAASPSPPRPDLSSLPTPGAPAPLPTSPPAQPPGPALENSRRPGETEPLAAPAALIKVPGAGTAPKPVSVACTQLAFSGPKLAPRLGPRPVPPPRPESVGAAGPGRAQQRLEQTSSSLAAALRAAEKSISAEEREGAPGASAKHILDDISTMFDALADQLDAMLD, via the exons AGCTCCTAGGCTCCACGAAGAGGCTCAATGTCAACTACCAGGATGCTGATGG CTTTTCAGCTCTCCACCATGCCGCCCTGGGGGGTAGCCTGGAGCTCATCGCCCTGCTGCTGGAGGCTCAGGCCACCGTGGATATCAAGGACAGCAATG GCATGCGCCCACTGCACTACGCGGCCTGGCAGGGCCGCCTGGAGCCCGTGAGGCTGCTGCTGCGCGCCTCTGCGGCTGTGAACGCCGCCTCACTGGACGGGCAGATCCCACTGCACCTGGCTGCCCAGTACGGACACTATGAAGTG tcagAAATGCTCCTCCAGCATCAGTCCAACCCGTGCCTGGTTAACAAGGCCAAGAAGACGCCCTTGGACTTGGCCTGTGAGTTTGGACGGCTCAAG GTGGCCCAGCTGTTGCTGAATAGCCACTTATGCGTGGCGCTGCTGGAGGGGGAGGCCAAGGACCCGTGCGACCCCAACTACACCACGCCTCTGCACTTGGCTGCCAAGAATGGCCACAGAGAGGTCATCAG GCAGCTCCTGAGAGCTGGGATTGAGATCAACCGCCAGACCAAAACAGGCACAGCGCTCCACGAGGCCGCGCTGTACGGCAAGACCGAGGTGGTGCGGCTGCTCCTGGAG GGCGGGGTGGACGTGAACATTCGGAACACGTATAACCAGACGGCGCTGGACATCGTGAATCAATTCACCACCTCCCAGGCCAGCCGGGAGATTAAGCAGCTACTGCGGG AGGCCTCAGGGATCCTGAAGGTCCGGGCGCTCAAGGATTTCTGGAACCTCCACGACCCCACTGCCCTCAACGTCCGGGCAGGGGACGTCATCACG GTGCTTGAGCAGCATCCAGACGGCCGCTGGAAGGGCCACATCCACGAGAGCCAGAGAGGCACCGACCGCGTGGGCTACTTTCCCCCGGGCATCGTCGAGGTGGTCAGCAAGCGGGTGGGTGTCCTGGCACCCCGCCTCCCTTCTGTGCCCACCCCCCTGCGCCCAGGCTTCTCCAGGACGCCACAGCCCCCTGCCGAGGAGCCCCTGCACCCCCTCACCTATGGCCAGCTGCCCCGGGTGGGCCTCAGCCCAGACAGCCCAG CAGGTGACAGGAACAGCGTGGGCAGCGAGGGCAGCGTGGGCAGCATCCGCAGTGCCGGCAGCGGGCAGAGCTCTGAGGGCACCAACAGCCACAGCACCGGCCTCCTTATCGAGAACGCccag CCGCTGCCCTCTGCCGGAGAGGACCAGGTGCCTCCAGGACTACAGCCCCCGTCCCTGGCAG ACAACCCGAACTACCGCCCTCTGGCCAACTATCGCTCGGGGGAGCAGCACTTCACCCAGGACGTGAGGCCTGAGCAGCTGCTGGAGGGGAAG GACGCTCAGGCCATTCATAACTGGCTGAGCGAGTTCCAGCTGGAGGCCTACACTGCCCACTTTCTGCAGGCCGGCTACGACGTGCCAACCATCAGCCGTATGACGCCCGAG GACCTGACGGCCATTGGGGTGACCAAGCCTGGGCACAGGAAGAAGATCGCCTCGGAGATCGCCCAGCTGAGCATCGCCGAGTGGCTGCCTAACTACATCCCG GAGGACCTGCTGGAGTGGCTGTGCGCCCTGGGGCTGCCGCAGTACCACAAGCAGCTGGTGAGCAGCGGCTACGACTCCATGGGGCTGGTGGCTGACCTCACCtgggaggagctgcaggagattgGCGTCAACAAGCTCG GTCATCAGAAGAAGCTCATGCTGGGGGTGAAGCGGCTGGCCGAGCTCCAGCGGGGCCTACTGCAAGGGGAGTCCCCGGGGGAAGGTGGCCGCCGGCTGGCCAGGGGCCCGGAACTGATGGCCATCGAGGGGCTGGAGAACGGGGACAGGCCCCCTGCGGCCAGCCCACGCCTCCTCACCTTCCAGGGCAGCGAGCTGAGCCCCGAGCTCCAGGCGGCCATGGCAGGGGGTGGCCCCGAGccactccccctgccccctgcccgctCCCCCAGCCAAGAGAGCATTGGGGCCCGCTCACGGGGGTCCGGTCACTCGCAGGAACAGCCTGCCCCTCAGCCGGGTGGCGGGGACCTCAACGCCCCACAGGAGAGGAATCTTCCGGAGGGCACAGAGCGACCCCCTAAACTCTGTTCCCCACTTCCTAGCCAAGGGCCCCCGCCTTATGTTTTCATGTACCCCCAGGCCTCACCCTCCAGTCCGGCCCCTGGGCCACCTCCAGGCGCTCCCCGGGCTTTCTCCTACTTGGCCGGCTCCCCGGCCACTCCTCCAGACCCCCCGCGGCCCAAGCGCCGGTCCCACAGCCTGAGCCGCCCTGGCCCAGCCGAGGGGGAGGCTGATGGGGAGGCCGAAGGGCCAGTGGATAGTGCCCTGGGCAGCTACGCCACCCTCACTCGGCGACCAGGACGCAGTTCCCTCGCCCGGACCAGCCCCAGCCCAACCCCAACGCGGGGGGCTCCCCGCAGCCAGTCCTTTGCCCTCCGGGCTCGCCGCAAAGGCCCCCCGCCTCCGCCCCCCAAGCGCCTCAGCTCCGTCTCTGGCTCCACCCCGGAGCCCCCACCACCGGATGGAAGCCCGGGGCCCAAGGAAGGGGCCACAGGGCCCCGGAGGCGAACACTGAGCGAACCCACAGGCCCCTCGGAGCCCCCTGGCCCGCCCGCCCCGGCCGGCGCCGCATCGGACACGGAGGAGGAGGACCCGGGGCCCGAGGGGACACCCCCGTCTCGGGGCAGCTCAGGGGAAGGGCTCCCCTTTGCGGAGGAGGGGAACCTGACTATCAAACAGCGGCCCAAGCCGGCAGGACCCCCACCTCGGGAGACGCCGGTACCCACCGGCCTTGACTTCAacctcacagagtcagacactgttAAACGGAGGCCCAAGTGCCGGGAGAGGGAGCCACTGCAGACAGCACTCCTGGCTTTCGGAGTGGCGGGCGCCACGCCCAAtgcccctgccccccagccctcACAGACCCCCAGCGAGTCCCCCGCGGCCTCTCCCAGCCCTCCCCGGCCTGACCTGAGCAGCCTTCCCACTCCCGgagctccagcccctctccccaccagccCCCCGGCCCAACCCCCTGGGCCAGCCCTGGAAAATAGTCGGCGGCCTGGGGAGACGGAGCCCCTGGCTGCCCCCGCTGCCCTCATCAAGGTGCCTGGAGCAG GAACAGCCCCCAAGCCTGTGTCGGTGGCCTGCACCCAGCTGGCATTTTCCGGCCCTAAGCTGGCTCCCCGGCTCGGTCCCCGCCCGGTGCCCCCTCCAAGGCCGGAGAGCGTGGGGGCCGCGGGCCCAGGTCGGGCCCAGCAGAGACTGGAGCAGACCAGCTCGTCGCTGGCAGCTGCACTGCGGGCCGCGGAGAAGAGCATTAGCGCAGAGGAGCGAGAGGG CGCCCCCGGCGCCTCCGCCAAGCACATCCTAGATGACATCAGCACCATGTTCGACGCCCTGGCTGACCAGCTGGACGCCATGTtggactga